The Flavobacterium sp. 123 genome contains a region encoding:
- a CDS encoding replication-associated recombination protein A encodes MEAPLAERIRPQKLEDYISQSHLVGPNGSLTQQITKGIIPSLLFWGPPGTGKTTLAQIIAQESKRPFYILSAINSGVKDIRDVIEKAKQSGGLFTSKNPILFIDEIHRFSKSQQDSLLAAVEKGWITLIGATTENPSFEVIPALLSRCQVYILNAFAKQDLEALLERAIATDVILKEKKINLKETEALLRLSGGDGRKLLNIFELVVNASNDNEITITNDRVFELVQQNTVLYDKTGEQHYDIVSAFIKSIRGSDPNGAVYWLARMIEGGEDVKFIARRMLILSSEDIGNANPTAFIMANNTFQAVSTIGYPESRILLSQCAIYLATSPKSNASYLAIGTAQQLVKQTGDLPVPIHLRNAPTKLMKELGYGEDYKYSHDYTNNFAEQEFLPDAISNTPLYIPGNNSRENTTREFLKNRWKDKYGY; translated from the coding sequence ATGGAAGCACCTTTAGCAGAACGTATTCGCCCACAAAAATTAGAGGATTATATTAGTCAATCCCATTTAGTTGGGCCAAATGGCTCATTAACACAGCAAATAACCAAGGGAATAATCCCTTCACTCCTATTCTGGGGGCCTCCTGGCACGGGAAAAACTACGCTTGCACAAATTATAGCGCAAGAATCAAAACGCCCTTTTTATATATTAAGTGCTATAAACTCTGGTGTTAAAGACATTCGTGATGTTATTGAAAAAGCTAAGCAAAGTGGTGGTCTTTTTACTTCAAAAAATCCAATTCTTTTTATAGATGAAATTCATCGTTTTAGCAAATCACAGCAAGATTCACTTTTGGCCGCAGTAGAAAAAGGCTGGATTACACTTATAGGCGCTACGACTGAAAATCCAAGTTTTGAAGTGATTCCTGCTTTATTGTCTCGTTGTCAGGTCTATATTTTGAATGCTTTTGCCAAGCAAGATTTAGAGGCTTTACTAGAGCGAGCCATAGCTACAGATGTTATTTTGAAAGAAAAAAAAATCAATCTTAAAGAAACAGAAGCTTTGCTCCGTCTTTCTGGTGGTGATGGACGTAAGCTATTAAATATTTTTGAACTTGTTGTAAACGCGTCTAATGATAACGAAATAACAATCACTAATGATCGTGTTTTTGAACTTGTGCAACAAAACACTGTTTTATATGACAAAACGGGAGAACAACACTATGATATTGTTTCTGCATTTATAAAATCAATTCGCGGAAGTGATCCTAACGGAGCCGTTTATTGGTTGGCTAGAATGATTGAAGGTGGTGAGGATGTGAAATTTATTGCTCGACGTATGTTAATTTTATCTAGTGAGGATATTGGTAACGCAAATCCTACTGCTTTTATAATGGCTAATAATACTTTTCAAGCTGTTTCAACTATAGGTTATCCAGAAAGTAGAATTTTATTGAGTCAATGTGCTATTTACTTAGCAACTTCACCAAAAAGCAATGCGTCATATTTAGCCATTGGAACTGCACAACAATTAGTTAAACAAACCGGAGATTTGCCCGTTCCTATTCATTTACGAAATGCGCCAACTAAATTGATGAAAGAGCTTGGTTATGGTGAAGATTATAAATATTCACACGATTACACAAATAACTTTGCAGAACAGGAGTTCCTTCCTGATGCGATTAGCAATACTCCTTTATATATTCCTGGTAATAATTCTAGAGAAAACACAACTAGAGAATTTCTTAAAAATCGTTGGAAAGACAAATATGGATATTAG
- a CDS encoding rhomboid family intramembrane serine protease, with amino-acid sequence MDNHFKFTNAVIGLPLFFVVCLWFVFWLEIRFDYDFVTNGIYPRTFSGLQGVLFSPFIHADIEHLYNNSIPLLILLAALQFFYANQSIKVIGFGILISGLITWVIGRDNYHIGASGLIYVLVSFIFFKGLQTQYYRLVALSLAVIIIYGGLVWYVFPNPETLGEKSISWEGHLAGLITGFVLSLIYKTPEYKKLIKYDWEKPEYNPEEDKFMQRFDAKGNFVNLSPEEKEQIFLSYYTSNLPIEYEIVLDKKNEPKPES; translated from the coding sequence ATGGATAATCATTTCAAATTTACTAATGCTGTTATTGGACTTCCACTATTTTTTGTAGTATGCCTATGGTTTGTTTTTTGGCTTGAAATCCGATTTGATTATGATTTTGTTACTAATGGAATATATCCAAGAACTTTTTCTGGTTTACAAGGAGTTTTATTTAGCCCTTTTATTCACGCCGATATTGAGCATCTTTATAATAATTCAATTCCACTATTGATTTTGTTAGCAGCTTTACAATTTTTTTATGCGAATCAATCAATTAAAGTTATTGGATTTGGAATTTTAATTTCTGGATTAATTACTTGGGTTATTGGTAGGGATAATTATCATATCGGTGCCAGTGGTTTGATATATGTGTTGGTGAGTTTTATTTTCTTTAAAGGTTTGCAAACTCAATATTATCGTTTAGTTGCGCTGTCACTAGCTGTAATTATTATTTATGGTGGTTTAGTTTGGTATGTTTTTCCAAACCCAGAAACATTGGGAGAAAAGTCAATTTCTTGGGAAGGTCATTTGGCTGGACTCATAACGGGTTTTGTTTTGTCATTAATTTACAAAACACCTGAATATAAAAAGCTAATTAAATACGATTGGGAAAAGCCAGAATACAATCCAGAAGAGGATAAATTTATGCAGCGTTTTGATGCAAAAGGAAATTTTGTAAATCTATCACCTGAAGAAAAAGAGCAGATTTTTTTATCCTATTATACATCTAATCTTCCTATTGAGTATGAAATTGTTTTAGATAAAAAAAATGAACCAAAACCGGAGTCTTAA
- the rlmB gene encoding 23S rRNA (guanosine(2251)-2'-O)-methyltransferase RlmB, with the protein MEKENLIFGIRAIIEAIQSGAEVDKVFIQKEISGELMKDLMKVLKRGNINFSYVPVEKLNRLTPNNHQGAVASISPIGFIDLEHLVEATVSSGKVPLFLILDQISDARNFGAIIRTAECTGVNGIIVQKAGSAPVNGDTVKTSAGAVFNVPICKVEHIKDAIFYLQGSGIKTVAATEKTEQNIYDISLNEPVAIIMGSEDRGINPSVLKIVDEKAKLPMFGTIGSLNVSVACGAFLYEAVRQRS; encoded by the coding sequence ATGGAAAAAGAAAATTTAATATTCGGGATAAGAGCTATTATTGAGGCAATACAATCAGGTGCAGAAGTTGACAAAGTATTTATACAAAAAGAGATTTCTGGCGAACTGATGAAAGACTTAATGAAAGTACTGAAACGAGGTAATATTAATTTCTCTTATGTTCCTGTAGAAAAATTAAATCGATTAACACCTAACAATCATCAAGGTGCTGTTGCAAGTATATCGCCTATTGGTTTTATCGATTTAGAACATTTAGTTGAAGCGACTGTGTCTTCAGGTAAAGTACCTTTATTTTTAATTTTAGACCAAATTTCAGATGCACGAAACTTCGGCGCCATCATTAGAACTGCTGAATGTACTGGTGTAAATGGAATTATAGTTCAAAAAGCTGGTTCAGCACCCGTAAACGGTGACACCGTTAAAACATCAGCAGGAGCAGTATTTAATGTGCCTATTTGTAAAGTAGAACATATTAAAGACGCTATATTTTATTTGCAAGGTTCAGGTATAAAAACGGTAGCTGCAACTGAAAAAACAGAACAAAACATCTACGATATATCCCTTAATGAACCTGTTGCAATAATAATGGGGTCAGAAGATCGCGGAATAAATCCTTCTGTACTTAAAATCGTTGACGAAAAAGCAAAACTTCCTATGTTTGGCACAATAGGCTCTTTAAATGTATCTGTAGCTTGTGGTGCTTTTTTATACGAAGCGGTAAGACAAAGAAGTTAA
- a CDS encoding SusD/RagB family nutrient-binding outer membrane lipoprotein, which translates to MKKIILTIAFIALSVSCTDDITGLNQDTKNPTTTKAEFLFTNAQKAIVDQMVSTSVNINVYRLFVQHWTETTYPDESQYDITTRSIPANTYGALYRDGLKDLKEAQSLLNAEAPIATTDIAILNNKKAIVDIMMVYAYNVLVDTFGDVPYSEALDLEAHPLPKYDDAQTIYKDLLARLATDVSLISSNDNFGDADLIYGGDAMKWKKFANSLRLRLAVNMHDVDPTYAATHITAAVASGTISSNDDNTNLHYLDTSVGNSNPLYADLVVSQRNDFVPANTLVDKMNALTDPRRAKYFTLKNNAYVGGIYGSSNSFASFSHISGTLNDQKFPGTIFDYSEVEFLLAEAVSKGVAVGGTVESHYNAAITASMENWGVDSADITTYLALPSVAYATATGTDKQKIGEQAWIALFNRGFEAWTSYRRLDFPVLSAPAVTYNSQTTVPVRYTYPSREQQINATNVTAASTAIGGDKLSTKLFWDKF; encoded by the coding sequence ATGAAAAAAATAATATTAACAATAGCATTTATAGCGCTGAGCGTATCATGTACTGATGATATAACAGGCTTAAATCAAGACACGAAGAACCCAACTACTACAAAAGCTGAGTTTTTATTTACAAACGCTCAAAAAGCTATTGTAGACCAAATGGTGAGTACTTCTGTAAACATAAATGTGTATAGATTATTTGTACAACATTGGACTGAGACAACTTATCCAGATGAAAGCCAATATGATATCACAACAAGAAGTATTCCAGCTAATACTTATGGTGCATTATATAGAGATGGATTGAAAGATTTGAAAGAAGCACAATCTTTATTAAATGCAGAAGCACCTATTGCAACTACAGATATTGCTATTTTGAATAACAAAAAAGCAATTGTAGATATCATGATGGTTTATGCTTACAATGTATTAGTAGATACTTTTGGAGATGTACCTTATTCTGAGGCATTAGATCTTGAGGCTCATCCATTACCAAAATATGATGATGCACAAACAATCTACAAAGATTTACTTGCAAGATTAGCTACTGACGTATCTCTTATCTCAAGTAATGATAATTTTGGAGATGCTGATTTAATTTATGGTGGTGATGCAATGAAATGGAAAAAATTTGCCAATTCATTGAGATTAAGATTAGCTGTTAACATGCATGATGTTGATCCTACATATGCTGCTACTCACATTACTGCTGCAGTTGCTTCTGGAACTATTTCAAGCAATGATGACAACACTAATCTACACTACTTAGATACTTCAGTTGGAAATTCAAATCCATTATACGCTGATTTAGTTGTTAGTCAAAGAAATGATTTTGTTCCAGCTAACACTTTAGTAGACAAAATGAATGCATTAACTGACCCAAGAAGAGCTAAATATTTCACGCTTAAAAACAATGCTTATGTAGGTGGTATTTATGGTAGTTCAAACAGTTTTGCTAGTTTTTCTCACATTTCAGGAACATTAAATGATCAAAAATTCCCTGGAACTATATTTGATTATTCTGAAGTAGAATTTTTATTAGCTGAAGCTGTATCAAAAGGTGTTGCTGTAGGTGGAACTGTTGAAAGTCACTACAACGCTGCTATCACTGCTTCAATGGAAAATTGGGGTGTAGACTCAGCAGATATTACAACTTATTTAGCACTACCAAGCGTTGCTTATGCAACTGCAACTGGTACTGATAAACAAAAAATAGGTGAACAAGCTTGGATTGCTCTTTTCAATAGAGGTTTTGAAGCTTGGACTTCATACAGAAGATTAGATTTCCCTGTATTGTCTGCTCCTGCCGTGACTTATAATAGCCAAACAACTGTTCCTGTAAGATATACTTATCCTTCAAGAGAACAACAAATTAACGCTACAAACGTTACTGCTGCTTCAACAGCAATTGGTGGAGATAAATTATCTACTAAACTTTTCTGGGATAAATTTTAA
- a CDS encoding SusC/RagA family TonB-linked outer membrane protein, protein MKLKFNGFLVLLVVLMAQLTFAQERAVSGTVSDNAGLPLPGVSVLVKGTKTGAQTDFDGKYSIKATSSQTLVFSYIGMKTQEVKASATSINVKLKDDSVELGEVVVTTALGIKREKKSLGYATQEVKAADLTAGAGSGNFLNELSGKVAGVNIKRNNNFGGSTSAISRGVKALGQTNEMLIVVDGMPINNANTNSNQGNQTAGRGTTYDYGNNGMDINPDDIESINVLKGAAASALYGYLAGNGVIMITTKKGKAKTGMGITVSSEVVTGGIDKSTFPKYQNKYGAGYGPYYEDPSGLFLYRDIDGDGNDDLVVPTSEDASFGAAFDPNKLVYNWNAFTPYSDSYGKATPWQAAKNGPITFFTSPLSISNSVSFEDGNEKTSVVFNYNNTKQNGIMPNSELKKNSFSLKLNHQFTDKLSLSTFANYSQQNTIGRNSTGYNDNIAGMFRQWFQTNVDIQELKQVYERSGGQNVTWNWSDPTDLRPIYWDNPYFTRYQNYQNDTRNRFTGYAKLDYILTDWLTATGKVSSDSYAEIREERRADGSVPAEFGINRNDEGSGYQRYNRNFSEQNYDFILTFKKNISEDFSFNGILGGSAKRSSVNSILASTEGGLIVPGIYSLTNSKSTVPFPLEGATKDGVNSYYASVSLGYKDMFFLDATSRRDAFSVLPKGNNSLFSNSVSGSFLFTKLVNKDWLSFGKLRAGYSESPLGTPSLSLVDTYTKYDPFNGQQLYSVNSIKNNPNLAPIKTVAQEIGLEMQFFNRRLGFDVSVYKNENSGEAVNVPFSTSTGYSSKYINAADIVNKGIEVQFNVTPIKTNDFAWDVFVNWSKNNSEVVALAPGIENLQLNSFQGGVSLNAVVGQPLGIIKGTDFTYLDEQKVVAANGRYKLNTSTNNIIGDINADWIGGIRNKFTYKNFSFGFLIDMKKGGDIWSLDQSYGQATGLYAESAGINELGNPIRNTIANGGGIILPGVQADGTPNTVRTPSPNQYGNMQGYRRMPNKAFIYDAGFIKLREVNITYVLPTSVVSKMHLTEMKFSLVGSNLWIIDKSLPYADPESGLGSSLASSGYSTGSLPTTRNIGCNVTFKF, encoded by the coding sequence ATGAAACTAAAGTTCAATGGATTCTTAGTACTACTAGTAGTACTTATGGCGCAACTAACTTTTGCGCAAGAGAGAGCTGTTTCAGGTACTGTTTCTGATAATGCGGGATTGCCTTTACCAGGCGTTTCTGTATTAGTTAAAGGAACTAAAACTGGAGCACAAACTGATTTTGACGGAAAATATTCTATCAAAGCAACATCAAGTCAAACCTTGGTATTTAGCTACATTGGGATGAAAACTCAAGAAGTTAAAGCAAGTGCAACATCAATTAATGTAAAACTGAAAGATGATTCAGTTGAATTAGGAGAAGTTGTAGTAACAACTGCTTTAGGTATTAAAAGAGAAAAAAAATCTCTTGGTTATGCTACACAAGAAGTAAAAGCAGCTGATTTAACTGCAGGAGCAGGAAGCGGAAACTTCCTTAATGAATTATCTGGTAAAGTTGCCGGTGTTAACATCAAAAGAAACAATAACTTTGGTGGTTCTACTAGTGCTATCTCTAGAGGGGTTAAAGCTCTTGGACAAACAAATGAAATGCTTATTGTTGTTGATGGTATGCCAATAAACAACGCTAACACTAACTCAAACCAAGGTAACCAAACAGCTGGTAGAGGTACAACTTACGATTATGGTAACAATGGTATGGATATCAATCCTGACGACATTGAGTCTATCAACGTACTTAAAGGTGCTGCAGCTTCTGCTTTATATGGTTATTTAGCTGGTAATGGGGTAATAATGATTACTACCAAAAAAGGTAAAGCTAAAACTGGAATGGGTATTACTGTTTCGTCTGAAGTGGTAACTGGTGGAATAGACAAATCTACTTTCCCAAAATACCAAAACAAATACGGAGCTGGTTATGGACCTTACTATGAAGATCCAAGCGGATTGTTTTTATACAGAGACATCGATGGTGATGGAAATGACGATTTAGTTGTTCCTACATCAGAAGATGCTTCTTTTGGAGCTGCATTTGATCCAAACAAATTAGTTTACAACTGGAATGCTTTTACACCTTACTCTGATAGTTACGGTAAAGCAACTCCTTGGCAAGCAGCTAAAAACGGACCAATTACATTTTTTACATCTCCATTATCAATCTCTAACTCAGTGTCTTTTGAAGATGGAAATGAAAAAACAAGTGTAGTTTTCAACTATAACAATACCAAACAAAATGGTATTATGCCAAATAGTGAATTGAAAAAAAATAGTTTCAGTTTAAAATTGAACCACCAATTTACTGATAAATTATCTTTAAGCACATTTGCTAACTACTCTCAACAAAACACTATCGGTAGAAACTCAACTGGTTACAATGATAACATTGCTGGTATGTTCCGTCAATGGTTTCAAACTAACGTTGATATCCAAGAATTGAAACAAGTTTACGAAAGATCAGGTGGTCAAAACGTAACTTGGAACTGGTCAGATCCAACAGATTTAAGACCAATCTATTGGGATAACCCTTATTTCACAAGATACCAAAACTATCAAAACGATACAAGAAATCGTTTTACAGGTTATGCTAAATTAGATTACATACTTACTGATTGGTTAACTGCTACAGGTAAAGTATCTTCTGATTCTTATGCAGAAATTCGTGAAGAAAGAAGAGCTGATGGTTCAGTACCAGCAGAATTCGGAATCAACAGAAACGACGAAGGTTCTGGATACCAAAGATATAACAGAAACTTTTCTGAGCAAAACTATGACTTCATCTTGACATTCAAAAAGAACATCTCAGAAGATTTCAGTTTCAATGGAATATTAGGAGGAAGTGCTAAAAGAAGTTCTGTAAACTCAATATTAGCTTCAACTGAAGGAGGACTTATTGTTCCTGGAATTTACAGTTTAACAAATTCAAAAAGTACAGTTCCTTTCCCATTAGAAGGAGCTACTAAAGATGGTGTAAACAGTTATTATGCTTCTGTTTCTCTTGGATACAAAGATATGTTCTTCTTAGATGCTACTTCTAGAAGAGATGCTTTCTCAGTATTACCTAAAGGAAACAACTCATTATTCAGTAACTCAGTATCTGGAAGTTTCTTATTCACAAAACTAGTTAACAAAGACTGGTTATCATTTGGTAAATTAAGAGCAGGTTATTCTGAAAGCCCATTGGGAACTCCAAGTTTATCATTAGTTGATACGTATACTAAATACGATCCATTTAATGGTCAACAATTATATTCTGTAAACAGTATCAAAAACAACCCAAATTTAGCACCAATTAAAACTGTTGCTCAAGAGATTGGTTTGGAAATGCAATTCTTCAACAGAAGATTAGGTTTTGATGTTTCTGTTTACAAAAATGAAAACTCAGGTGAAGCTGTAAATGTACCATTCTCAACTTCTACAGGTTATTCTAGTAAATATATCAATGCTGCAGATATCGTTAATAAAGGTATTGAGGTTCAATTTAATGTTACACCAATCAAAACAAATGATTTTGCATGGGATGTATTTGTAAACTGGTCTAAAAACAACAGTGAAGTTGTAGCTTTAGCTCCTGGAATTGAAAACTTACAATTAAATAGCTTTCAAGGTGGTGTTTCTCTAAATGCAGTTGTTGGTCAACCATTAGGTATTATTAAAGGTACTGATTTCACTTATTTAGATGAGCAAAAAGTTGTAGCTGCTAACGGTAGATACAAACTTAATACTTCAACTAATAATATCATTGGTGATATCAATGCTGATTGGATTGGTGGTATTAGAAATAAATTCACATACAAAAATTTCTCTTTTGGATTCTTAATTGATATGAAAAAAGGTGGAGACATATGGTCATTAGATCAATCATATGGTCAAGCAACAGGTTTGTATGCTGAATCAGCTGGAATAAATGAATTAGGAAACCCAATCAGAAATACAATTGCTAACGGTGGTGGTATTATTTTACCAGGTGTACAAGCTGACGGAACTCCAAATACAGTAAGAACTCCTTCACCTAATCAATACGGAAACATGCAAGGATACAGAAGAATGCCAAACAAAGCATTTATCTATGATGCAGGTTTCATCAAATTAAGAGAAGTTAATATTACTTACGTATTACCTACAAGTGTTGTATCTAAAATGCACCTTACTGAAATGAAATTCAGTCTTGTTGGATCAAATCTTTGGATAATAGACAAAAGCCTTCCATATGCAGATCCTGAAAGTGGATTGGGATCTAGTCTTGCTTCATCTGGATATTCAACCGGTTCTTTACCTACAACAAGAAATATTGGATGTAACGTAACATTTAAATTTTAA